The genomic segment CCGGTGGTTATGCCCACTAAATGATTCCTTCATTGATGTAAGTACTTCCTTTATTTGCATTGATTCTAATTATTTGAATTTTCTCCAACCCTTCAAAAACACACcatgcatgcaaacacattcacacatgtacactcacgcaaccaccctcccatccacccatgcccacacacccacacacccatatctatatgtatacgtaaagtTATTCTGTTATTATAGTAAGTTGCTAAGCTCATATTTAAACTATTACCCATGTCACACTTTGAAGAAAATAGCAATGTATTGTTAGATAGATGATATGTAAAAGGAATTGTATGCAGAATGTCAGCAAGACTAGGCTTTGTTATTCCAGTTATTTAAATCTTAAATAAATGCAAAATGTAAGAAACTGCAAAATTAGTATAGTACATTACTTATAAGATATGAATATTAAAACTTGCAATAGGGCATTTTATTGATTGTGTAAGAGTTGCAAAAAAAATTTAAGTTGGGTTAAATGCAAAAGGAAACTTCTTAAGAGGGGGAAggttgaaagggaaggggagggacaggaagaggtatgaagtaaaagaaagagggagagaggaagatggatatggccaaacaagagagagaagtaaaagagtaGTAAGTTATGAGATACTGATATGCAGATAAAACAGTGAACAGAGTTATGATCAGACAAGAGCATTTGTTATGATCAGACAAATATATTTTAATGCTTAGTTGCAAGAAATATTGGAAATTCTAAGCACTTTCTCAATCAAAGCATGCATGATTGTCAATGGTCAATGAATGGCTATGGTGTAATATACTCTTTTCATTCACACATCGTGACTCATAGATGTTGTTTAGTGTCGCTGTTTGTTGCAGTGAAAGGAATTGATGGAGAGGTTGAGTGTAAtagacacactctctcactcactcactctctcacactctttcacactcacacacacacacacacacacacacacacacacacacacacacacacacacacacacacacacacacacacacacacacacacacacacacacacacacacacacacactctctctctctctctctctctctctctctctctctccctcactctctctctctctctctctctctctctctccctctctctctgtctgtctcgctctctcctcctctcttcctctcttcctctcttcttctcttcctctcttcctctcttcctctcatcctctcatcctctcatcctctcatcctctctccctctctccctctgtccctccctttccctctccctctccctctccctctcccctcactccttcctttctttctttctttctttttagttttctgGCCATGTTTCTGAAGGATCAGACCCTAAAAACGAAATCAGaattaggaaaaaataagagGTATTCATGAACTAGCCACTGCTTTTATCACAAGAATGAGCCCAGTCCAGCCTCACAACATCAAGATTTTATCTTAATGTTTGTAGCTACATGGTGAAACCTTTTGATCAGCTCTTGTATATTGcatccccttctcatccccatttttaatcataaaaaaaatgtagtCTGATTTTTAGATCCCATTGTGGCCTTTCCACAAAATGGCAATAAAAGGATGAGGAGCAGAAGTCATTACTCtgaaatgaaacagagagaatgtAGTTTTATGTTTAAGTCCTTCTAATAAACCATTTTGATACGTCACCACTTTTCTGAACAAGGTTAAACTCCACAGACTCTGGTGAACCTTGTGAGTAGCAGCTATGAGGACGGCCCACAGCCGAGTGCCGTCAGGGTGTGTTGGGCCATCATGTCCAACCCAACCCTTGCTCCATTGATAGTACGCAACACTGCCCACTGCCTTACACTGGCACAGGGCCTTGCTAGTTGGATCCTAAAAGGCCACAAGAGCGATGAGGACATAGAGCTTGCACAGAAGGTCATCAGGGAGCTTGAGATGAGCCTTAGAAGTCAGCTAGACCACAAGTATGGGATGAACTCTGTATTGGAACACTTACTGCTCCCCATGGCCAGGTTGGCAGCAGCATTCAAAGAGGATGAAAATCAGAATGTGAAATTGCTGGTCGTCAATTACAGAATGACTGTGACAGTGAATCTCTTTGAGAATGAGCTCATGCAAGACTATAAAATGACTTTAGAAGCACTTTTTACCAAGGAAAGTGAAGCTGTTGTACCAAAAGAAATAAAGGCATTCTTTGCTGCTCTTGTTTCAGCCATAAAAGATGAACCTGTGGAAGTGGCCAGCTGTATGATATCAGATGTGTTCAGTCAGTTCATATACAAATATCAGAATCAACAAAAGCTCCATTTCCAACTTTTAGTAGTCTTATGCTACTTGATTGGAGTATCCCCATCAAAGAGCAGTGGCTCCCATGTTTTAGCAGACAGCATTGCAAAACTTAAAATCAAACCGCCAGACATAAGtcaggcaaagacagagagaattttGCTAAGCTTGCTAGAAGTTGTGGAGTCGAAATCGCTGGACCTGTCTTCGAAGCTGGGCATGGACACCCTAAAGGCCTGGCTGGGCAAACTGGTGTATAAACAGTTACTTCATCCTCTAGCTTCATCTTCAGGTTTCAAATGCTTCAGCATCCTGATGGCTATTTTGCCACAGGTTGTGGCAAACATGGTAATAAAGAAGTACAACCTTCTTTTTGCAagcacagagaaagaagagacaaagacaccCGACACAGACCGCTTATGCTCCAAAGAGGCCATGTACCAGGCCTTTGAAGACCTCGTCTGTGAAGTCCTAAAAGTATATGATCAGCTGAGAGATGTTCCAGGATTGGTTAATGGAATGCTGCAAGgcatcacaaacaaacaatcagtcCTAAGCGGAAAGGCAGTAGTACCTGACTCCATAATCATTTATGAGGGAAATCTGCTTATCCCTCCCAGGTGAGTCGGTTTTGATCTTTTGCTTGTAATGTTTGAGAATGGAAATCAAATGTAATACTATCTCTGGAATAATCTTTCTAGATAGACAAAGTTATAATTTAGTAAATTTCTCCAAGCAATGGAAGactgaaatgtattttatttcatgAAACTTAATGTGCTGATCCCAAAACTAATTCGCCTCTCAACATGTTGCAGGTTTATGATGTCTTTCAATAAAGTAATCAGCAGCTTCGGTCACAATCAGATTTTGCTTGTATGGAAAAGCATACATACTTTtctgactgacacaaagccaggcCTTGTCAACGGGTCAGGTGCGTATTGCCAGACTGGGGGACATAAACCCAAGTCATGGCATTGAATGATGATTAGAAATATTTTATTTAAAGTTGCTTTAGTTAATGacaagattttatttattattataactttttattttattttttatttttttattattttttatttttttcaaagtaaGTACAAGTAGATTTTATGCAGAATTGAAAACAATACAACTGACCTTTAACTCTTGCAGTGTGTTtaacatatattgtatatcagtGCTTTCTCAATTTCTTGGATTGTATTTCAGATAAGTTTGGAAGTAGCAGTGAGGTTCGTAGTGCAATAGTTTGGCTGTATTCCTGCATTCTGATGGCCAGTCCAATCATGCAGGCCGTAACAGTTGCAGGGTTTGCACCATCAGTTGCTGACATGATGAAGAGGAGTGCCCTTGAGGTGGTCAAGCCCTTTGTAGAGTCTATGCTGACTCTTCCTCATGTAAGATTTCCACACTGGGGAATTGGGGCTTCTTAGAGCTGTTATATCACATGCTTTTGTGTAATGTtttttagatgtatttatattgtcttcttgtttgttttcatgtattgaaaaaaaagaaaagaaaacagagccaAAAATGGCAAAATGTTCTTTGCAGATTGGAAattttattaatgttaatgatttcCTGAGTGATgtattgatttatgttttttcttttgcagGATAATAACTTGTGCAGTAGTGTCTTAGTCCTTTGTCACTCATGGGGTGAAGTTCACACTAACCTCTTGTCTGCTGACACTGGGTAAGAACTATATCACtttattgatttaattatcaGTGTGTATATTTTAGTTTCACTAGAATAGATACAGAACATAAATTATTGTAGCTCAATAGGAACTTTTGTACAGCCTTATTTTCACTGCGTGGATACTTATTAACCCACTCATGAAAGGGTCACACGACACCATACTATAAGCTACATGTCTGGTGGTGCATGGTGTCAGCCACTCGAGGGAGAAATTAGGAGCACAGAAAACAAATTTATCCCATTCTCACTGCTCTTGGTTATAGTATTAACAAATGTCAAGGAAGGAGGCTTAAAAAGAGAATTTTAAGCTTACTTTTGAAAGCCTATTAATCTTCAGTGAGTGCAGACAAGGCCAAACAAGTGAACATGCATTCGGCACAAACAGCTTAGAGGAGGCTCGACTGTGCATGATATCATTTTGGTGTAAGTGACTGTCTAGGCATGACATGGTAGGATCTCATAAATCATGAGTGGGTTAAAGGAGTGAGTAATCAAAATGAAATAAGGTAATTTATTTAAGAAGGAATTGAAGACTGTTAACAATTGTTAGTCCTTACACTGAaagcatgttttttttaattgtttattattatcccttTTGTTGAAATTGACTGATTATATGATGAATGGAAGTTAACTGTAGACctagatttttaaaattaaatggaAAAATTCTTAGCTTGTACACAAAGGTGAAgaatttactttatatatttttgtttcaatAATGTTTTTTGATTGCTTCATGTGCTAACTTCTACTCATAGttttgatatttttctctctcttctttaggtACTCTGAATTTCCTGAAATGCCTCGGATTCATTCACACAAGAAAAGCAAACCAACAGATTTCTCGTACCTCTTCCCATTCATTTCAAGTGATAACTGGGCACAGATTTCTGCCAGGGTGGCCAACTTTGGAAACAAACCGACACAGCTGGCTCTGGTATGTATTTTGAATTATCGTACTTGGATGCAATTTAGACCTAAGATGTTACCAGATTTGGCAAGGATATCTAAAGACAGGATGCAACAATAGTCTATTCACTAAATTGAGATATGAAGATTAGAGACATATGAAACAAGGCTGCTCCTTGGTCAGTGAACTCTGAAGATTGTTGAAAATTTAGGTTCTATATAATTTTACAGATATTTGTGTTGGTAAATTCCTCTACATAAAGGTATACAGCTTAGATATAGATTGATTTCCATAATGAAACAAGTATAATCTGATATAGTAagtgtaaagtaaaaaaaaaaatcaaagttgtTTTTAAAGGCTTATAAAGTGAAGTAAACATGGTTATGCAGGTGTTCTCAATCAGCAAGTTTATTATGATTTCAAAATTGAATGATGCTAATTGGATGAAATCATTTCGCAAATATTTAATAACCAACAGTTTTCTTTATTCTATACAGAAttggtatttttcctttcttgtgcCTTTATCAGTTATTTGTGTCTGCTTACATCTAGCACTGCTGCATTGGATGTTGGTTTGGCTCCTAAGTTTACTATTTTCAGATCTAATTGGTTTCCATTGGTTACCAGATTTTGGAATATACAATATCAAGTAAACATCATTCCTAAAATGTTATATCACtgcatatattcttttattactgAGAAAAATATTGGTAGGTTATGTAATGGCACCATAACTGAAAATACAAAACACATTAGGAAGACCAACGTCTGATCCAAAGTGCAAAAATGTGCCAGGCCTGCCCACcctaaataagaaagaatataacAACACAGCTTAAAAACAACAATTTGTTTTACTGtgataagtagtagtagtagtagtagtagtagtagtagtagctgtagctgtagttgtagtagtattgtaatagtattaataatagtgtaatagtgatagtgtaatagtaatagtataatataaatagtgtagtagtagtagtaatgaaggTATGCTATAGTGTTACCAAACCAATTGTGCCTGTAAATCAGTTTATTAGATGTTTGTTTAGTTAAAACTTTTATCTATAAGCATTAATATGTTCATGTTAATGCACTACAATCATAGAGTGTACTACTGTTGATGCTTATGTtatagataaaagtaaaaattaaacaaaacttTTGATAAAAGTATTTTTGAGCAATTGGTCTGGAAGTGCATTACccacaatgatgatcatgataataaaaaaagaaataaatgataatgatcatgatcatcatcatcattgatattaaggATAGTAGGTAAATGAACTGATTTAGTTTAAGATtttgtttcaattccatttgttacaatggatattctttgctatgagatactgtctgttttattttgccttctaaatctgcccctgtgtgcaaggaatggccggggttaccattcactggtagcaCGCAGGATcggacgcaggtcagcaagattgcaagaccagcatgttcaccactgcactacacagcacactgATCTTGATGATGAACTAAAATAacaatttaaatgataataacaataattatggtgatattaacaataataatgaaattactattctagttaatgtaattatcatcatggtagtgattattgtaataataatcaatatcactgtcattatatttcttatgattattattttgttgttatcagtcttgttattattcttttcttataattcttattattgttatcattattattattattattatcatcgtcatataattattataatccttgtcatgattattaacagATATTATCTAGACTTGCTGGCAAGAGATACAAAGTAGGACTACTCTTCCATAATTgaccatatgcacatacacacacacacaggcacatgcacacgtacacactcacacgtacacacacaagcaaactagAAGAGCCAACACATGTTAAcaaatttttattttccttggaCAGGTTCAGCTGGTCATTCAGAAACTCAGCAGAGCCGCAGCAGAACACAGTAGCAAcctggagagagagggacagggcaaAAACCAGCAGACTAAGGCGATGGAAGGGATGGCCAAGTACCTAGTCAATGCCCTGGAGACCTGGGGTGCACCAATCACCCAGATGATGACCTTTCACCTGACCTATCTCCTACCCTTCATCAGCATCGCCCACCTCCCAGCCATGGCCATGTTAGTAGTCTCTGAAGTCATATATTTTAGTGTCCCAATGGTGTGAAGATATTAGGTAGATATTCATTGGAAGTTAGAGgttagtagatagagagatagatagatggatgaatggatggaaggatggatggacagacagacagatagatagatagatagatagatagatagatagatagatagatagacaaagagttaCCAGGATAGAGTGGCTGTTTTCAGGCTGAATAACAGATGATTCTTGTCGTGACATGATTTTAAAAATTGATATGTTTTGCAGACATCTGGTCAGTGGCATCAGAGAAGATCAAGAAGAATGGAAAGTGTACATCAAGAGTGATCACTTTCTCGAAGCCAGCTCTCTCCACCCTCATGTGTTGTCGGAGATCTTTTCTCTCTTGATAACCCTGTCAGGTTCAGGCAAAAGAAAGCATTCAGAATCAGAGAGTGGAGAAAGTAGCACTAAGAATTACTTCACGAAATTGCTGAAGAGACTTAAAGAAGTTTCCCTAAAGATGTCGACACTGCAGTTCACAATGTTTGATACAGAGAAGTGGGAAATGCTGGTGCGGTGTAGGGGTCCGTTGGAAAAGCTCCTT from the Penaeus vannamei isolate JL-2024 chromosome 1, ASM4276789v1, whole genome shotgun sequence genome contains:
- the LOC113821361 gene encoding unhealthy ribosome biogenesis protein 2 homolog; amino-acid sequence: MVVAADGLKPYLYGDEPLHERLQLAKKAFLAPIDVSPLQKEDLVVTWLSGLLTSKVFSLSPEEVVEAWATMEAILGSKRLKALCNSRWLCPLNDSFIDTLVNLVSSSYEDGPQPSAVRVCWAIMSNPTLAPLIVRNTAHCLTLAQGLASWILKGHKSDEDIELAQKVIRELEMSLRSQLDHKYGMNSVLEHLLLPMARLAAAFKEDENQNVKLLVVNYRMTVTVNLFENELMQDYKMTLEALFTKESEAVVPKEIKAFFAALVSAIKDEPVEVASCMISDVFSQFIYKYQNQQKLHFQLLVVLCYLIGVSPSKSSGSHVLADSIAKLKIKPPDISQAKTERILLSLLEVVESKSLDLSSKLGMDTLKAWLGKLVYKQLLHPLASSSGFKCFSILMAILPQVVANMVIKKYNLLFASTEKEETKTPDTDRLCSKEAMYQAFEDLVCEVLKVYDQLRDVPGLVNGMLQGITNKQSVLSGKAVVPDSIIIYEGNLLIPPRFMMSFNKVISSFGHNQILLVWKSIHTFLTDTKPGLVNGSDKFGSSSEVRSAIVWLYSCILMASPIMQAVTVAGFAPSVADMMKRSALEVVKPFVESMLTLPHDNNLCSSVLVLCHSWGEVHTNLLSADTGYSEFPEMPRIHSHKKSKPTDFSYLFPFISSDNWAQISARVANFGNKPTQLALVQLVIQKLSRAAAEHSSNLEREGQGKNQQTKAMEGMAKYLVNALETWGAPITQMMTFHLTYLLPFISIAHLPAMAIHLVSGIREDQEEWKVYIKSDHFLEASSLHPHVLSEIFSLLITLSGSGKRKHSESESGESSTKNYFTKLLKRLKEVSLKMSTLQFTMFDTEKWEMLVRCRGPLEKLLKSGGSSRCNRISSKEVATMVDLISSLPLAHLREGSQALILMALFAILVQEVHFEREENILAILDAINISLCSVCKLEVLGIINVDTLLSWLVKKRLSLPVFVVPEHVLNLALPYMKSGRRKKFLWESSKDDEYKRSVAFDHLLSTLLKVQTVDFDLSTLAEQIMSMAETASDEEPFLHIAVMLMSACFKKRKEPFKSTVHYLSDWILKMHNNSDLATTTPVTAACILTGHAVTVVTEMRKLTAKQKKKQWALKKKEQGEADEPPEEEELPEEEEPPEEEEPKEEDPPQEPKEEGNPPEGVEIQPQEPERWQQLLGHSLELASLCLTSGDEELKEYALTFLNVASKYGATLKQHVPNLLFIVWKALSYPKCISDNTSILQGSNISLAPLFSSATPEEYGNLLQDLLKRTQGEDLINAFMLWKIVINSKSNDHTKRLKSMAMENLVYILVDLVSAHSTEKDSVSPVLVPTLEHLKKVVSSSVKIGPHIRVLGLIPCTTIHLSTLPPEEFKKVFTATIDILNNFVVRQKALMSERIPTLLAAITHLTKSVIAQASQERNLTQDQIDIMVHCITLVERVVQELNHFSEKLRRVVHFTVGTIVKSLQQTTIYPAVKTILENIIYCLMDLSDSYCLQHLLVAMPPANTELLKHLHRNYHSFHRFHPFQRSKEKRF